The Thamnophis elegans isolate rThaEle1 chromosome Z, rThaEle1.pri, whole genome shotgun sequence genome contains a region encoding:
- the THNSL1 gene encoding threonine synthase-like 1 — protein MLRLNWNSHPKLLCHCMVSDLYLKLFLSRSFTMTWKAWTFIQSLVGNNNIVLMGPPGAGKTTVGKILGQKLDSCFIDVDDDVLEPTWNMTVAEKLKSIGNERFIEEEGKALLNLSASGSVVSLSGSNPMNAASMEHVKKNGIVVYLDVPTESIMDRLKLMKVDRIVGQGEETSLGDIIKFRKQFYKKWYDVRVLCENGITAENVADKVLHAVKRYQNSELEGFISTRAIKEDKSRNFVKYFSDVLIEGLAPDAGLFVPELGLPKFTGGEWQHLLGATYTERAQIILERCIHPDDIPASKLWEMIQMAYGQNFMCSKIAPVRHLQGNQFLLELFHGPTASFKDLALQLLPHLFACCIPQSCNYLILVATSGDTGSAVLNGFGQLKESDKQRIAVITFFPNDGVSQIQKLHMISCQEVNTKTIGVQADFDFCQTAIKQMFTNSDFTGFLTVEYGTALSAANSINWARLLPQVVYHASAYLNLIEQGVISFGRPVDVCIPTGNFGNILAAIYAKNMGIPIRKCICASNQNNALTSFLKTGLYDLQGRQLMPSLSPAIDILKSSNLERYLHLIANGDGQLVTQLLLSLENQQRFQLPEKLLQKLQNDLVADWCSEEDCLGAIHSVFNTTGYILDPHTAVAKVVADRLQDKTCPVIISSTAHYSKFAPAILQALRIGEIKQTPLSQLQLLNSYNPLPPVHGGLLEMLRKNEKPKYEICAANVNVLMEHVEGLVQNHFMKVF, from the coding sequence ATGCTACGTCTAAACTGGAACAGTCATCCGAAGTTACTATGTCACTGCATGGTTTCTGATCTGTATTTGAAGTTGTTTCTCTCAAGAAGCTTCACCATGACCTGGAAGGCATGGACCTTCATTCAATCTCTTGTTGGAAATAATAACATTGTTTTGATGGGGCCTCCAGGCGCTGGAAAAACAACAGTAGGAAAAATACTAGGTCAGAAGCTGGACTCTTGTTTTATAGATGTGGACGATGATGTTCTTGAACCAACCTGGAATATGACCGTGGCAGAAAAACTAAAGAGCATTGGGAATGAACGGTTTATAGAAGAAGAGGGAAAAGCCCTGTTAAACCTTTCAGCATCTGGGAGTGTAGTGTCCCTATCCGGATCTAACCCAATGAATGCTGCTAGCATGGAGCACGTGAAGAAAAATGGAATAGTGGTATATCTGGATGTACCCACAGAAAGCATAATGGATCGTTTGAAATTAATGAAGGTGGATCGTATTGTGGGACAGGGTGAAGAAACATCATTAGGAGACATTATTAAGTTCAGGAAGCAATTTTATAAAAAGTGGTATGATGTCCGTGTTCTCTGCGAAAATGGGATTACAGCAGAGAATGTAGCAGACAAAGTGCTTCATGCTGTTAAGAGGTATCAAAATTCTGAGCTGGAAGGCTTCATTTCCACCCGTGCCATTAAGGAAGACAAATCAAggaattttgtaaaatatttcagTGATGTCCTTATTGAAGGTCTGGCCCCAGATGCTGGGCTCTTTGTTCCTGAGTTGGGACTTCCAAAATTTACTGGTGGAGAATGGCAACATCTATTAGGAGCAACTTATACCGAAAGAGCTCAGATTATATTAGAAAGGTGCATACATCCTGATGATATCCCTGCTTCCAAATTGTGGGAAATGATTCAGATGGCATATGGACAAAATTTTATGTGTTCTAAAATTGCCCCAGTTAGACATCTGCAAGGGAATCAGTTTCTTTTGGAGCTGTTTCATGGACCAACGGCTTCATTTAAAGATTTGGCTTTGCAGTTACTGCCCCATCTGTTTGCATGCTGcattccccaaagctgcaattACTTGATCTTGGTAGCAACTTCTGGTGACACAGGAAGTGCAGTTCTAAATGGTTTTGGTCAACTTAAAGAGTCTGATAAGCAAAGAATTGCTGTGATCACATTCTTTCCTAATGATGGAGTTAGCCAGATACAGAAACTCCACATGATCAGCTGCCAAGAAGTCAACACAAAAACCATAGGGGTCCAGGCTGATTTTGATTTTTGCCAGACTGCCATCAAACAAATGTTTACCAATTCAGATTTTACCGGCTTTCTCACAGTGGAATATGGAACTGCATTAAGTGCTGCAAATTCTATCAACTGGGCACGCTTGCTTCCGCAGGTGGTTTACCATGCATCAGCTTATCTGAACCTTATTGAACAAGGTGTTATTTCATTTGGGAGACCTGTAGATGTCTGCATTCCCACAGGTAACTTTGGCAACATACTAGCTGCGATATATGCAAAAAACATGGGGATCCCTATTCGGAAATGTATCTGTGCTTCTAATCAAAACAATGCAttgacttcatttttaaaaaccgGCTTGTATGATTTACAAGGAAGGCAATTAATGCCAAGCTTGTCACCAGCAATAGACATTTTGAAGTCTTCCAACCTTGAACGTTATTTACACCTGATTGCTAATGGTGATGGACAGCTAGTGACACAGTTACTTCTCAGCCTGGAAAACCAGCAGCGCTTTCAGTTGCCGGAAAAGCTCCTGCAAAAGCTTCAAAACGACTTGGTGGCTGATTGGTGCTCTGAGGAAGACTGCCTGGGTGCCATACACTCTGTGTTCAACACCACAGGGTACATTCTGGATCCACACACAGCTGTTGCCAAAGTGGTTGCAGATCGACTTCAAGACAAAACTTGCCCCGTTATTATTTCTTCTACTGCTCATTATTCTAAGTTTGCACCAGCTATTCTACAGGCACTGAGGATTGGGGAAATAAAACAGACTCCATTAAGCCAGCTTCAGTTGTTAAACTCATATAACCCTTTGCCTCCGGTCCATGGGGGCCTATTAGAGAtgctgagaaagaatgaaaaaccAAAGTATGAGATTTGTGCTGCTAATGTTAATGTCCTTATGGAACACGTGGAAGGCTTAGTACAAAATCACTTCATGAAGGTTTTCTAA
- the ENKUR gene encoding enkurin isoform X1: MTAMVMEESIYNLLPQIVEKSQITEKPSFVSAFRPYVKRAIQQSKSPWKTIGPPKVQVPSPKNFLQKHSKEPKLPTKKKDKRSKKAPELSVPKRTDHPVMGVQCTRNFINTNASNAIVAVPKKPLPVYVDRRQGDRFLLETSGLVPKYLKKKDYGEIPKYVIKRNEDTKKAQEEYDDYVRETLRQKAMKRLTEAERETLLEGLKTNWEEVHQAFQNLSVEIDTLPKKLYKEKLETDMKQLELDIHTIEKHKVIYIANK, encoded by the exons ATGACAGCTATGGTCATGGAGGAGAGCATTTATAATCTTCTACCTCAGATTGTGGAGAAGTCTCAGATAACAGAGAAGCCTAG TTTTGTATCAGCATTTAGACCATATGTGAAACGTGCAATACAGCAAAGTAAATCTCCATGGAAAACAATTGGACCCCCAAAAGTCCAAGTGCCCTCTCCAAAAAACTTCCTTCAGAAACATTCAAAAGAACCAAAGTTACCAACAA aaaaaaaagataaacgcAGCAAAAAAGCACCAGAACTAAGTGTGCCCAAAAGAACAGATCATCCGGTAATGGGAGTTCAGTGTACAAGAAATTTCataaatacaaatgcaagtaATGCTATTGTGGCAGTACCCAAGAAACCATTACCAGTCTATGTAGACAGAAGGCAAGGAGACAGATTTCTTCTGGAAACTTCAGGTCTTGTTCCAAAGTATCTCAAGAAAAAG GATTATGGAGAGATTCCAAAATATGTAATAAAGCGAAATGAAGATACAAAAAAAGCGCAGGAAGAATATGATGACTATGTCAGGGAGACTCTCAGACAAAAAGCCATGAAACGGCtcacagaggcagagagagaaactcTTTTAGAG GGTCTCAAAACGAACTGGGAGGAGGTGCATCAGGCGTTCCAAAACCTTTCAGTAGAGATAGATACTTTACCAAAGAAGCTTTACAAAGAAAAGCTGGAAACAGACATGAAACAGTTGGAACTTGACATTCATACAATTGAGAAACACAAAGTTATTTACATAGCAAACAAATGA
- the ENKUR gene encoding enkurin isoform X2, which translates to MGTRIFPLAAVLTCFAFNNHCFVSAFRPYVKRAIQQSKSPWKTIGPPKVQVPSPKNFLQKHSKEPKLPTKKKDKRSKKAPELSVPKRTDHPVMGVQCTRNFINTNASNAIVAVPKKPLPVYVDRRQGDRFLLETSGLVPKYLKKKDYGEIPKYVIKRNEDTKKAQEEYDDYVRETLRQKAMKRLTEAERETLLEGLKTNWEEVHQAFQNLSVEIDTLPKKLYKEKLETDMKQLELDIHTIEKHKVIYIANK; encoded by the exons ATGGGAACAAGAATCTTTCCCCTGGCTGCTGTTCTGACATGTTTTGCATTTAACAATCACTG TTTTGTATCAGCATTTAGACCATATGTGAAACGTGCAATACAGCAAAGTAAATCTCCATGGAAAACAATTGGACCCCCAAAAGTCCAAGTGCCCTCTCCAAAAAACTTCCTTCAGAAACATTCAAAAGAACCAAAGTTACCAACAA aaaaaaaagataaacgcAGCAAAAAAGCACCAGAACTAAGTGTGCCCAAAAGAACAGATCATCCGGTAATGGGAGTTCAGTGTACAAGAAATTTCataaatacaaatgcaagtaATGCTATTGTGGCAGTACCCAAGAAACCATTACCAGTCTATGTAGACAGAAGGCAAGGAGACAGATTTCTTCTGGAAACTTCAGGTCTTGTTCCAAAGTATCTCAAGAAAAAG GATTATGGAGAGATTCCAAAATATGTAATAAAGCGAAATGAAGATACAAAAAAAGCGCAGGAAGAATATGATGACTATGTCAGGGAGACTCTCAGACAAAAAGCCATGAAACGGCtcacagaggcagagagagaaactcTTTTAGAG GGTCTCAAAACGAACTGGGAGGAGGTGCATCAGGCGTTCCAAAACCTTTCAGTAGAGATAGATACTTTACCAAAGAAGCTTTACAAAGAAAAGCTGGAAACAGACATGAAACAGTTGGAACTTGACATTCATACAATTGAGAAACACAAAGTTATTTACATAGCAAACAAATGA